The window TTGTTGGTTGATAATGAGAATGGTGAAATTTGTTTGGTAACAGATTTGATGGGATAGAATTTTTGTCGAGATTCAGAGGGAAAACGATAATGTTTGTGGGTGACTCACTGAGTTTAAATCAGTGGAACTCGTTAACATGTATGATTCACGCGTCGGCGCCTCAGGTTTCATACAGCATGGGAAAGAAAGGTGTAATCTATTCTGTCAATTTTCCGGTCagttttcttctttcttttttttttttctttttttctttcatttttgcTTTTAGCTTTGTTGTCTAAAATTAGTAGATGATGTTTACTCATTTAGTTGGACTTATTTTATTATCAGTTACTATACTTGGGAACACTTTATTATGGTATCAATTTTTCAGAAAATGACATTtttataaaacattttttagtatattaaaatattgattaattattgtttaatcAATTCATTTGAAAGAGGTAAATATTTGGGTTTATTTATAGATAGAAAATGATGAATTTATCATTAGACTCATTActcatatacacatatatatcaattatgtACAATATACTTTACTAATTGCTATGATTAAAGATTTTACCGACTAAGCTAGTAAAAATTTGTATACGCTAGCTCACAAAGTGAACAATAATTACTCTCTTGTTCCGTTGGGATTTTATTACAAAGAAAATTggtaatttttaagaaaaatattgaaaatttgcgaaaatatgatattaaataaagagtaaaaaaaatgaatatagaTTATATCAAAAGGGGTTTAAATCTAAGATTGAGATTAAAAGAAGCTCTTAGAAGTTTATATCTAAATCAAAATGAgtcaaacttaaaataaaattgaatgcAAACTAAATGGGACGAAAAGACtatataacactaaataaaagtacattttatgaaaaaataaaccACATAGTTCTCTTTGTCGCTTTCAATTGACCCTCTCAATTAGCGTCATATAGAGGAATTAAGTAGTAACATTGCTTTTATATATTTCTTTGTCAATGAcctaaatttcttttttaaaatatcGTCCGCAAATTATTCTCTTTCcatcttaattatttatttttatcacttattaatttttattcttcgatctaattttttttattaatttttataaacaaGGGGTTCTAATTGAGATATTCTTTTGTATGCGGGGTATTTTGGGCAAGTTAAATGATTTTCCTTTTCAATGCTTCTCAATCATAAGGTTGCACCCTTGTCGTTTTTGGAAATTCACAATTgcttttggttttaatttgcCTTTTTATTTCCCCTATTTatactattactattatgagGTCAAGACTTTACTCTTTGTGTAAGCACGTAAACTGTACTAGTAGTTCTATTTTGGCTGCTATATAGTTTAGCCATTTAAGAATCTACTTTTTTCTTCCTCCTCGTTCTTTTCCACATTGTGATTCATACTTTAATTGAGTTTATTCCCATTATattgctcaaaaaaaaaataattcccattTTACTTGAAATGGGaaaatatttcccacattaccgttcacgtcagaattttttttttttttttttttaataaaaccgctacctgaaatggcggttttgttaAGAGATCTGAACTAAACCGCTACTTGAAATGGCgttttaaggattttaattttaaaaaaaaaaaaaaaaaattagtaaaccgccacttgaagtggcggttttgtagtagtaaaaaacattattaattttttttttttaaaaaaaaaagtaagataaccgccacttcaagtggcggttttgtagtagtacaaaacattattaaatttttttttaaaaaaaaaaaaaagtaagcaaaccgccacttcaagtggcggttttatagcagtacaaaacagcatgtcattttaattttttttaaaaaaaaagaaaaaaattaataagcaaaccgctacttcatgtggcggtttagtgcttaaggcaaaccgccatctcaagtggcggttttgtctgaaaaaaaaaaaaataataatttctgacgtggacggtaatgtgggaaatattttcccatttcaagcaaagtgggaattatttttttttttgagcaatATAATGGGAATAGACTCACTTTAATTTCCACTAATCGTTAAATtgtactttaaaaattaaaaattaactatatatatatatatatatatatatatatatatatatatatatatatatatatatatatatatatataaactataaaaacaatagaatataattaaattatatagtataatttattttcttaaaattctaAAACTTAAGCaaataaaatggttaaaaaaagTGTTGGTGTATTTAACATATTATAAGATTTTAGTATCAGCTaaagtttttggttgatttgGTCTATTAGCATGATGTTAAAAGCCAACGTCACAAAAAGATAACGTGTTCGAGTTTCAACTAACACTCGAATTTAATTGGAATAATATAGAACTTTAACtatcaatttaagtttttgattgagttaaTCTCTTGAGTTTTGACACAAGCAACAGAGTGAATTTTTGCATATGATGAAAACAAGAGATAATTATCTATAATTATAGCCAAATAATTTGGGATGGATAATAATTATACtcataatcaaactaaaatatcatcaattaTTAGGATAATATGTGTTATAAAAATTGCAATAATATTGAAGTAAGAAATACTAATCGTGTATCAAAAACTTCTAGCTAGTATTATAGAAAGTTGGAAAGGAAGCAAAGTAATAGTGACAGGGCCTTGCAAAAAATTGTATAGTTTGTTTAGAGGAATTCAAAATAAACTCGACAATTGATAATTCGATTTTATTTGTAATCAAATTGAGTATAATTCGACTTTAAAAATAGagttataattatataaaatcaacatagatataaaatttgatttcaGACAAATCTGAAACTATTAACACGTAATTGATCCATTGACTTGAATGAACAAACAAGCTACGATCAATAACGATGGGTGAATTGCTAAACATTCTTTCATCATTTTAGGATTCACTTTAATAAAGCAACTGATATGAACTGCAATCACCGGCCGGCGGCCACTCAccaaaatggagggagtatgtaTAAAAGACAAgatgataatataattaaatttaagcaaATGAAGTTTTAACAAGAAAGATGCTAATATaagtttataataataaaaaatataacattatggAATAAAGAGTTTTGTATGTAGTGGGAGGAAGTATATAGTAGACACAAAGGACTGCCGACAAATTGATAAAAGGCAACGAAACTAGCACGTAGGACACCTAAATATGGAAATGGTCCACTATTTACTCTACCACCTAGCTAGTGTCCACTCATCTCCACACTCCACTATTTTGTTAATACAAATTCTAGTGTGAGATAATATCTTtgacaaattatttttaattggcatgatatataatatatttttaaaaatattataagtagacattaagaatgatgtaagtaaatatttaagatattaaaagtaagcattaaggatacggttaGTAAGCATTAacgataatataagtagacattaagaatgcggtaagtatatattaattttttaatatgctAAACTTGAGATACTtctttcaaagagacggtctctcaagagactagctatttttttaatattttgtttatatgaagtaTTTATTTTGCTCCATTTGGCTTTTAGCTCAgacattaataaaattaattataataagttaaaagtaaaggattattcaaaaataagtaAGTAAAAGTGAAGGAAAAACGTTCAACAATAGAAAtagaataaatttattttgataaattaaaatagaaaaataaaaaaaaaaattattatgacGAATCAATAGTTGTTTGTGTTACCTAACATGGACTACAACACTCAAAGTTTTCAACCTTTCTATCTAAAGCTGCAAACCTCTCAAATACACTATGTATTAACAATGATTTTTCATCTCTTCAAAGCTTCTTAGTTCATGTCGTCCACTACTTAAAAGTATATccaaaaaataagtttatttgtTCTCTGTTTCTTTAAATTTGCTAATTTGTTGCACAATAACAATATGTTATTATTTGTGTAGCTTTTTCATGTGTTGTATtcttttatttagttttatttctGTACTAAAATGATCATCTACATATATTCCTTTCATTGAATCTAATCATATTGATCTATTGTTATACTACCtcaattttattatacttgctattaatagttatatttttcacataatatattataattggaTGCGAATATTTCAGAACAGAGAAAGTATGTTTCTAATactaaaaaattttcatattattattcaatCTTGTGATCTAATCACACATTATAAAACTAGAAAAAGAGAAGTAAAATGTGAATGGTGTTACCTAACTTTTTTGGGTACAATTTGAAAGTGTTTAGAAATGTGGTTTAAAAAGGTAATGTTAGTATCATCTATGGACCCTACACCATCCCAAATCTAAAATATCATATAAGCACTTTAATAATTATAGGATATCTATTTTTTAGTGTATTAAACATACAACAATAACTATACAAACATTTAATTGGTTTTCCAACCAATGTGTTAGGTGGTAGTCTTTGTGTTGAGAGGCCTTTCCCATATTAAGCAACTTATAAATTACTTCTTAGGTAATAACTAATTCTTTAAAAACACTTCTAGAATTATTGTCActatcaaaacaaaaatagcCTTTTTTCACTTCCTCCATTTATCTTAAGAAGAGTACATAATTATTGTATCATAGGTTATCTTATTGGTCAAAGACCCTTTAATCTTTCTGATAGAGGTTTGATTCTTATCGCCAAGAGAAATAaacatgtatattttttctccatAAATACAACTTTTTAGCTTAActcgaaattttaaaaaaagcagCTTACATTTTAAGTTACATGTTCTACTACTCTATCTGTCTCTTTGTTATTGTTACTGTAGAAATAATTTATCCcgcattaataaattaaagatgatgtacacactttataaattattagagtTGTACCTCGGATTCAACTTGGGGTATATATGTATGCCTGTTATTTctaacattttgtatatatggaGGGGTCCGCATAATTTAATATCTTTTTCGAGCAACTCTTAGGTAGGAGCAGACTTAAAGCTATCGCTAACAGTGTGACCGCATAGAAAAGTCATGTGATATGATGCATACTTCTATTATTTCATaggataattaatttttaagatcCTCAAAATATTAACacaaaagaataagaaaatgatagttTCAAACTTTCTAATTGAAAGTTACTTCTATATTTTTGTGGTCCTCTATGTAAATGGTAAAttcatctttaattttttaacttattaaGTTCATACACAAATAATATAGTACGGATAATAGAaaacactaaaatattattctatttttcagttctattgaaattttaatataaggTAAAATTGTAAATCTATATGAGAGTTTTAAGAGAAAATGTTGCAATCTTAATAAGATAGAGAGAGTATTCAAATCTTATATACAATTTTAAATGGTtcaaggattttttttttttttttttacatattgatTACTTAATAAGGTAAATTAaatgcatttttatttttgattatttgaacaccatatttacaaattacaaatcaattggttttatttatttttattgaatgtTAAATTTTTGCAAGAATACTAGATGGCATGTTACACATGATCATAAAATAGTATATCTAACCTACCAATTCAACATCTAGCTATTAGGAGTAATTAACACTAGGAAcagttgttttttttaattagcgTTAATTATGAATATTATCAACTACCTACATAAAACGATctgatttttttaatagaatTTTTTTCCTTCTCGATTGCAGTATTGATtgaaaaaagggaaaatcatgagaaaattgaatttaacatcTTACCTAGAAAAAGTAATACTTATTTCAACTAAAACAAAATCTGATCCACAcatattagaattttttaaCTTTATATATGTTACTTATTATTTGAGAACTCGTTCAGCACGGGTACATGTTAAAGTTTCAGACTCggctaattttataaataccTAATTGGTTCAAATATCATGACTATAAATGAATTAATGGTTGTATATGGTTAAAATAATGCAGGATTATGGGGTGAGTGTGCAACTATACCATTCAACCTACTTAGTTGACGTTGTTAAGGAGCCAATTGGAAGGGTTCTTAAGTTAAACTCCATTGAAGGAGGTAATATTTGGAAAAACATGGATGTCCTCATCTTCAATACTTGGCATTGGTGGCTTCACAATGGACCTGTTTCTCAGGGGTATTatacattaatttatttatccTATCACTTCTTCAATATCTCTCCTTAACTATTCACTCTAAAAGgtttatcttttatatatatattctaaaacGTCCACACACACACGAGAGCCATGtggactagaagtgtggatgtaaAATAGACTCTCCTTATATCTTACACTggatattccactttaaatgaggggcgattgagattcgaactcgtgacCTATTGTCACGCTGGTTATAATACCAagtcaactcaaccaaaaggttaagctgatggttgaggcttcaagatatattatataatctaacaatttattttattcagtTCATCTTATaatcataatttataaaaaaatagatttatttttcaaaaaaaactaattaagtaaaaatttgtaagtataaagaaaaattagtatggaataaataaaatagagtaaaaaagGTGTTCAATTTAGTAAAATAAGTTTAGttgaactaaaataaaatcaagaaaTTAGAGTTTAAGAGAACTCTTTCTTatcaatcaattaataaattttgttaaaaattctTTTATGAAAGAAGAATGGTAGGAATTCAATACATAAAGGAGGGAGGGTGTCAAATGTTACACATACTACCTCCttttcattatacttgttatatgttattttttatggattttaatgcgttattttatttatttatatgttgaattatacaaatttaaaaattataattatattataaaagtatgtaaTTAGACAATTCagacaagatctcacttgactatatttttacttacacattagtcgtaatatataaaataaacttgcaCAATAAATAGTGCACATAATCGAAatatagcgagtatttcagaagaGCGGAAGTATTAATTACAACAACTTAATAAATTAAAGCGTTTTTTAGAAGTGATTAAATTAAAGTGAATTTAACAAAGAGAATTAGCGTTGAGAAGTAATAACATAATAAACAAAGTGGACCATTCATGACTTATCCACTTGTACAAAAGTGGTACTAACGTTGTCAATTAATTTGCTCTTAGATGGCAGTTAATAAATGCAGTTTATtaaatgcaaattaattagAAACTCTGAGTGAAagcttatatttttattatcaccAATTATTTATTGAGGAAGCGTGAGAAGATTTAATTATGTCAGCTATAGACTGTTTGTATAGGCCCGTCTCACAATGTGACAGTCTCACACAGTGTTTGCTGTTTCGTAATCTAAAGTAGTCAGGATATCTAATTTAAATATGACGCGTATTTCACGGTGAGTCTATCTGACAAATTGGTGATTGGGAAATGCAGATGGGACTATATACAAGATGGGCCCCATGTATACAGGAATATGGATCGTTTAACCGCTTTCACAAAAGGGATGACAACTTGGGCTGGTTGGGTGGATAGCGCCGTTGATCCTTCCAAAACTAAAGTGTTTTTCCAAAACATATCTCCAACTCATTATAAGTAAGATTTCACTTTCTATGCTTTTACTCAATTAATCTATGTTTGTCAAACATGCTTTTCAATCATTATTACTCCTTCGAGTCCATAGATTGTCAGATTTAATCCAAAAAAATCTcacaataaaaagttaaatatagcaATCTCagatgtagcaaattcaaagatCAAATCAATCTCGGTTTGATTTAAACTTGTTGATTTATGGTGACACATGGtcaattgagtttttttttttttttttggtctttACATGAACTTAGGTTTGCACAAATCGAATATGGGCAAGGAAGATTCTAAATGAAAATAAGTCGATCCGAATCTAGTCTTGTAAACTACGCCCCAGCTCCCAAACAACGCTCAAACAGGCCGGCTTTTAATCAAATCATTGTGAATTCATGCTCATTATTGTTATAACCGAATCACAAGCCTTTTCTAGTTAGTTTGTCTATGTACCCTACTGTATAGCAGAGCTATTAAAGCTAATAATCCCTCATTTAATTCTGTCTATTTATAACTTGGTTGATGAATTGGGTTTTCCACGGCACAAATCATTTGAAATATTATCATATCCTTTTTCATGGGTCCGAATATGGACCCAGCTGGGTTTTATGCCTGAAGTCAATTTTTGTGAACTACACTATGTCTTCATTTGACAGATACGTGCACTGGCTGCGGCTGGCGGCTGGATTCCTTATCCAATCAGGATCCATGGTGTTTACACTGTCGTAGTCGACCAGCTTGTACCTACTAGGTTTAGTTGTATGTCTACCCTACAGTAATAAGAGCACAGTAGACCTTATCACACCACCCTTTTTCACCCGGACCACGGGttctcatttttttcaaaaaagataaAACGGGAAAAGCAAATGCACAACCATTGAAAGAAAAGGATTTCGGAAATTGTATTAATACAAGACTTTTGTGTAAAAACAGGCCGTGTCATTGCATTGCAACTGTATTATAAAGATTTTTAAATTTGCTGCATCTGAAATATAAGCCGCATCAACCACAAATCATCATTAACCACAAAATCCAATTTGCGgccgtatttttgcactatgcaaTAGACACTAGTCCTGTCACAGCAAAACTAACAATTTTTAATAGAGAACATCCTAGCCTaccatttacattttttttaaattcaagaCTCTATAGTACAACAAAAATGACCTGATCTTCTTGTAAATCAATCTGAAATTATTCTTCTGAATGACAGTCCCAGAGAATGGCACGGAGCATCAAAGAGCTGCATCGGGGAAGCAGAACCATTGTCGGGCTCAACATACCCAGGAGGTTCTCCGCCTGCAGCAGACGTCGTGAGAAAAATAATCAGCAATATGAAGAAACCGGTATTCCTGCTTGACATAACGACATTATCACAGTTGAGGAAAGATGCTCATCCCGAAACCTACAGTGGCGATCACTCAGGCACAGACTGCAGTCATTGGTGCCTTCCAGGACTTCCCGATACCTGGAATGAACTCTTCTATGCCGCGTTAGTCATGTGAATTTCCCACCCACAGTCTCTGAACAAAGTCTTTTTGTTCTTTCCTTAGTTTTCAGTTCAAGTTTATAATTACATTCATTAAGATGGTAGAAAGGAATtgggaaaaggaaaaagaaaaaaggaagaaaTGCTTATATTTGATCATAGGATAAGGAGTGCATAGGTTTCTTGCTAAGAAATTGATATCCCTAGTTTGATTTGCCACTCTCAAAGGATGAGTGGCAATTGTTCATATTGATGTATCCTGTATTTTCGAAAGGCGCAATACGAAAAacattctaatttttaatttccaTCCTACTTCAAAAGAAATTTACtagtctaatatatatatatatatatatatatatatatatatatatatatatatatatatggcataTCTTGCTTGGAAGTtggcatatatatatgtatactccTTTCCTAGAAGAGCTTATGACTTCCCCTCTTGGGCAGTCTAAAAATATATTACCCACTTCTGTTTTGGGCATGAGTCCTTGTCGTTGTGACTTATGACATCTCTCCTCTCAATCCCCAGTCAAATTGAACAATTAGTTTCATAAACAATTGATAACAATTgactaaaaaaaacaataatagaatatCTAAAAACAAATCCTAAAACTCTCGACAAAACAATCTACTCTAGGACGGATGGAATACTAATTACTCCCTCTATCCCTCTTATTTTATTCGACAAAACAATTGATAACCTTTTACTCTTTCATTATCTTAACCACTTATTTCTATCTTCCACTTGTTTTAGTCTCATTCTCCAACCCAATTTCCCGTTCCACTAAATTTTACCCATTTTGCACTAGGTACAAAATGAgaggaacagagggagtaaaACATGTCACAAAAAAGTCGAACAAAAGACTATCAAATTAGGGTGTATCAAATGAACCACTAGCAGCCGTGTCAATATTGTAAGAGTTCATACATCTACTATCAGCAATCAGCACACTCTGCACACCCTTCTAGTGCTGAATTATACTATGAACAACATCAACAGATAGATTCTAACTGAACTAAGAACTGAAAAGGAAGCAATAAGATAACTTAATTTGATCAATCAAGAAGCAAACTTTATTACTTTTCGAAACAAACGCTCTTCCAACTGTCTTCAAATTGTTTCGTTTCTGTTGCAGATCACCCCAAGTGTCCAGGATGAACGCAACCAGAAAAGGAGGTGTTAGACGCATTGATCCCAGCTATTGGCCTATTCCCTGCACATTCATCTACCTCATAATCTTCTAGAAGACTCATTCAGACTCTATAATCTTCAACACTTGcaagtaaatattaatacacATAAAGCCGTGAGTGTTTACTATTTTTCAGAAGGGAAAATGTTGGCAGCTTATATTGTTTGGTGTTCAATATCCCACAAAAGTA of the Amaranthus tricolor cultivar Red isolate AtriRed21 chromosome 6, ASM2621246v1, whole genome shotgun sequence genome contains:
- the LOC130814455 gene encoding protein trichome birefringence-like 38 gives rise to the protein MNLKIPILFFFFLIIIINTLFPSTFSLPVHHPHPHPHPHPYPKHKDNPSSRLKGRHQQVMGNCNLFQGKWVFDLTVSSPYNYSTCPFINPEFDCLKYGRPDTLYLQYSWLPDNCPLPRFDGIEFLSRFRGKTIMFVGDSLSLNQWNSLTCMIHASAPQVSYSMGKKGVIYSVNFPDYGVSVQLYHSTYLVDVVKEPIGRVLKLNSIEGGNIWKNMDVLIFNTWHWWLHNGPVSQGWDYIQDGPHVYRNMDRLTAFTKGMTTWAGWVDSAVDPSKTKVFFQNISPTHYNPREWHGASKSCIGEAEPLSGSTYPGGSPPAADVVRKIISNMKKPVFLLDITTLSQLRKDAHPETYSGDHSGTDCSHWCLPGLPDTWNELFYAALVM